The following are from one region of the Mangifera indica cultivar Alphonso chromosome 14, CATAS_Mindica_2.1, whole genome shotgun sequence genome:
- the LOC123195451 gene encoding putative disease resistance RPP13-like protein 1, whose protein sequence is MAVELLLSAALPVLFQKLASSEFYNFLFEEGVRSKLANWERKLEKIDAVLSSAEEKQLMSRPVKLWLEDLQHLAYDVEDILEEFAYEASRHSSTPSCFKNFTPRAIKFDYSMQSRIEDITSRFEELYRERAELGLIHESSGGASSAAASAAQQRPSSSSLPTGKAFHGRGDAKEKILEMVSRDANFSVIAIVGMGGIGKTTLACEVYNDKKLEDFKFEKKMWVSISEDFDVFRISKSLLESINKNSGKLSTLDAVQKQLKEEVRGRKFFLVLDDVWNENLSSWETLKSPFIEGAPGSKIIVTTRSKKIAQIMGSSEPYELGQLSDEDCWQLFMEYAFEGKTPRAPEVSDSLRKKIVGKSSGLPLAAKTLGSLLRSMEIEKWENVLNSKIWDSADVGGILPVLKLSYYHLPPHLKRCFSYCAIFPKDYEFEEMELGLLWLAEGLIQPLNQHLDLAGEYFRDLCSRSLFQKSTSYNSKYIMHDLVHDLAQSISGEVCFRLDEGANTKSPKTFEKTRRLSYTAKGCSGKDFLKDLEKFKRLRTFFPVFKNSYSKHFLCAMVLFDVLPQLKKLRVLSLERYQITYLPDSIGDLMHLRYLNFSSSRIKILPESISQLLNLQTLILKDCSYLKKLPSKMRCLTNLYHLDISGTDSLEEMPSRMKELKNLRMLSNFIVGKELSSNLEDLKSLNFLKGELHILKLENANNVKQLGGLILNSKKDLKVLILEWKSPFDDLREEEKEKNVLDMLKPHSNLQELTIRYYGGLEFPSWLSTLSSLFKLTVLRLENCEKCTSLPSLSPLSSLKELQIEGMPKLERIDMQSSDNSLEIIYLENLQNCQCLDTKGENENGGRFPNLHKLSIIDCPKLTVELSDHLPSLKVLYIEKCAKWMVSFSSFPKLTKLRVFNCLSHLQHLEDISSTSLESLWITKCKVLTCLSLPMTLKDLLIGSCEDLTTLSIHGKLECLQIWNCQKLKSIEVAIHNSPSLKTIGLDGLQNLESFSIQNLTSLLDLTIRNSSVSLRIEDFPTSMSNLNIMGSVEMSKALINWGLHKFTSLKSLSINGFEDLQLSLQEDQQTPLPLESLAISNLASFRSISDLDKLTSLKSLDILLSNLNSIPDLGGDSSLEKLSITNCTELESVACLRNLTSLQTLVILNCPKLKSLPKPPPSLLELEIENSFLEELSITNCTGLKSVACLRNRTSLQTLVISNCPKLKSLPKPPPSLLELEIENSSLEKLRITKCTELKSVAYLRNLTSLQTLMISKCPKLKSLPKPPSSLPELEIENSSLEELRITECRELKSVACLRNLTSLQTLVISNCPKLKSLPKLPPSLLELEIKECSSLQKHWRRGKGKYCSKIAHIPRVEIDRKLIFNSKEEEIELN, encoded by the coding sequence ATGGCCGTCGAACTATTACTCTCTGCAGCGCTTCCCGTGTTGTTTCAAAAGCTTGCGTCCTCTGAGTTTTACAACTTTTTATTTGAGGAAGGGGTTCGTTCAAAGCTGGCAAATTGGGAAAGGAAATTGGAGAAGATTGATGCTGTGCTTAGCTCTGCCGAAGAGAAGCAGCTGATGAGCCGTCCAGTGAAATTGTGGCTGGAAGATCTTCAACACCTGGCTTATGATGTGGAGGACATTCTGGAAGAGTTTGCCTATGAAGCTTCAAGGCACAGCTCTACCCCTTCCTGCTTCAAGAATTTCACTCCGCGTGCTATCAAGTTCGATTACAGCATGCAATCCAGAATAGAAGATATAACTAGCCGGTTCGAAGAGCTCTACAGAGAAAGAGCTGAACTTGGATTAATACACGAGAGTTCTGGTGGGGCATCAAGCGCCGCTGCATCAGCTGCACAGCAGAGACCATCAAGTTCAAGTCTGCCAACTGGAAAAGCTTTTCACGGAAGAGGCGACGCCAAAGAAAAAATACTTGAGATGGTCTCAAGAGATGCCAACTTTTCTGTGATAGCAATCGTGGGCATGGGAGGAATTGGCAAAACAACGCTTGCTTGTGAAGTGTATAATGACAAGAAATTGGAGGATTTCAAGTTCGAGAAAAAAATGTGGGTTTCTATCTCTGAAGATTTTGATGTTTTCAGAATCTCAAAGTCACTTCTCGAGTCCATCAACAAAAACTCTGGCAAACTAAGTACTTTAGATGCAGTGCAAAAACAACTGAAAGAGGAAGTACGTGGAAGAAAATTTTTCCTAGTCTTGGATGATGTCTGGAATGAGAACCTTAGCTCGTGGGAAACCTTGAAGTCTCCATTTATTGAAGGTGCTCCGGGaagtaaaataattgtaacTACACGCAGTAAAAAAATAGCACAGATAATGGGATCCTCTGAACCTTATGAATTAGGGCAATTATCTGATGAAGATTGTTGGCAATTGTTTATGGAGTATGCATTTGAGGGTAAAACTCCTCGTGCGCCTGAAGTGAGCGATTCACTTCgtaaaaaaattgttggaaaGAGCAGCGGCCTGCCTCTGGCTGCAAAGACTCTTGGAAGCCTTCTACGCTCCATGGAGATTGAGAAGTGGGAAAATGTACTAAACAGCAAAATATGGGACTCAGCTGATGTAGGTGGGATTCTTCCGGTGTTAAAGTTAAGTTACTACCATCTTCCTCCACATTTGAAAAGATGTTTCTCCTATTGTGCAATTTTCCCTAAAGATTATGAATTCGAGGAGATGGAACTTGGACTTCTATGGTTGGCGGAAGGTCTTATTCAACCATTAAATCAACACCTAGATTTGGCAGGTGAGTATTTTCGTGATTTATGTTCAAGGTCACTTTTTCAAAAGTCAACCAGTTataattctaaatatataatgCATGACCTTGTACATGATCTAGCTCAATCGATTTCTGGAGAAGTTTGTTTTAGGCTTGATGAGGGAGCTAATACTAAGTCaccaaaaacatttgaaaagaCTCGTCGCCTTTCTTATACAGCTAAAGGATGTAGTGGAAAAGATTTTTTGAAGGACttggaaaaatttaaaagacTCAGAACATTCTTTCCAGTATTCAAGAATTCTTATTCGAAACATTTTCTATGTGCAATGGTTCTTTTTGATGTGTTGCCACAGTTGAAGAAGTTGAGAGTATTGTCTTTAGAAAGGTACCAGATCACTTATTTGCCTGATTCAATTGGAGATCTGATGCATTTAAGGTATTTAAACTTTTCTTCATCAAGGATCAAAATTTTGCCTGAGTCAATAAGCCAATTATTGAACTTGCAAACTTTGATATTAAAAGATTGTTCTTATCTCAAGAAGTTACCTTCTAAGATGAGATGTTTGACTAATCTATATCATCTTGATATAAGTGGTACGGATTCATTAGAAGAGATGCCATCCAGAATGAAGGAATTGAAAAATCTCCGAatgttatctaattttatagtGGGCAAAGAATTGAGTTCCAATTTGGAAGATTTGAAAagcttaaattttcttaaaggTGAGCTTCACATTTTAAAGTTAGAGAATGCAAATAATGTAAAGCAATTAGGTGGGCTAATATTAAATAgcaaaaaagatttaaaagtGTTGATATTAGAGTGGAAGTCTCCATTTGATGATTTAcgagaagaggaaaaagaaaaaaatgttcttGACATGTTGAAACCTCATAGCAATCTACAAGAATTGACAATTAGATACTATGGTGGTTTAGAATTTCCATCTTGGCTAAGCACTTTGTCATCACTTTTTAAATTGACAGTCCTTAGGTtagaaaattgtgaaaaatgcACAAGCTTGCCTTCACTAAGCCCATTGAGCTCACTTAAAGAGTTACAAATCGAAGGGATGCCGAAACTGGAAAGAATAGACATGCAAAGTTCTGACAATTCATTGGAGATTATTTATTTGGAGAATTTACAAAATTGTCAATGTTTGGACACCAAAGGGGAAAATGAGAATGGTGGAAGATTCCCAAATCTTCATAAGCTCTCCATTATTGATTGTCCTAAACTTACTGTAGAATTGTCTGATCATCTTCCTTCACTGAAAGTACTTTACATTGAAAAGTGTGCAAAATGGATGGTTTCATTCTCAAGTTTTCCAAAGCTCACCAAATTAAGAGTTTTTAATTGTCTATCACATTTACAACATTTGGAGGATATCAGTTCTACTTCTCTTGAGTCTTTGTGGATTACAAAGTGCAAAGTTCTCACATGTCTATCGTTACCTATGACACTCAAAGATCTTTTGATTGGTTCATGTGAAGATCTCACAACATTGTCAATACATGGAAAACTTGAATGCCTCCAGATTTGGAATTGTCAAAAGCTGAAGTCAATAGAAGTGGCAATTCACAATAGTCCGTCTCTTAAAACGATTGGTTTAGATGGTCTTCAAAATCTTGAATCGTTCAGCATACAGAATCTTACTAGTCTTCTAGACTTAACCATAAGAAATAGTTCAGTGTCATTGCGGATAGAAGATTTTCCAACCAGCATGAGCAATCTCAATATCATGGGAAGTGTGGAAATGAGTAAGGCATTAATTAATTGGGGATTGCACAAATTCACCTCTCTTAAAAGTCTTTCCATCAATGGATTTGAAGATCTGCAGCTGAGTCTACAGGAGGACCAACAAACGCCCCTTCCTCTTGAATCTTTGGCCATCTCTAATTTGGCATCATTCAGATCTATTTCAGACTTAGACAAACTCACCTCTCTTAAGAGTTTGGATATTCTGCTTTCAAATCTCAACTCAATTCCAGACCTAGGAGGCGACTCCTCCCTTGAAAAATTGAGTATTACTAATTGCACAGAGCTCGAATCAGTTGCATGCTTGAGAAATCTTACTTCTCTTCAAACcttggtgattttgaattgcCCAAAGCTCAAATCCTTGCCAAAACCGCCACCCTCACTTCTGGAATTAGAGATTGAGAATTCCTTCCTTGAAGAATTGAGTATTACTAATTGCACAGGGCTCAAATCAGTTGCATGCTTGAGAAATCGTACTTCTCTTCAAACCTTGGTGATTTCGAATTGCCCAAAGCTCAAATCCTTGCCAAAGCCGCCACCCTCTCTTCTGGAATTAGAGATTGAGAACTCCTCCCTTGAAAAATTGCGTATTACTAAATGCACAGAGCTCAAATCAGTTGCATACTTGAGAAATCTTACTTCTCTTCAAACCTTGATGATTTCCAAATGCCCAAAGCTCAAATCCTTGCCAAAGCCGCCATCCTCACTTCCGGAATTAGAGATTGAGAACTCCTCCCTTGAAGAATTGCGTATTACTGAATGCAGAGAGCTCAAATCAGTTGCATGCTTGAGAAATCTTACTTCTCTTCAAACCTTGGTGATTTCCAATTGCCCAAAGCTCAAATCCTTGCCAAAGCTGCCACCCTCACTTCTGGAATTAGAGATTAAGGAATGTTCATCGCTACAAAAACATTGGAGGAGAGGTAAAGGGAAGTACTGCTCAAAGATAGCTCACATCCCTAGAGTTGAAATCGATAGAAAATTAATCTTCAATTCAAAGGAGGAAGAAATAgagttgaattaa